GGGGAGGCCACGAATACCGACTCCGCCTGGCGCTTTCCCTCGCCGTAATGCGAGTCCAGGAATTCCGGGACGTCCCAGGGCAGGTCGACATCTGCGGACACGGTCGTCGGGTCGACAGCGTCCTCCCGTACCGGGACGATCGAGTCCTCGTATTCGTACACCTCCACCGTCGAGGTCATCACATAGCGGCGGGTGCGCCCGGTGAACACCCGGAGGGCGATCTCCGCCTGGCGCGGGGTGTAGCAGACCTGGTCGATCACGACGTCGAAGGTGCGGGAGCCCAGGGCGCGCCGCACAGAGCTTTCGTCGTCGCGGTCGGCGGCGAGACGGGTCGCACCGGAAGGTGGCGCGGACGAACCCCGGTTGAGGACCGTCACCCGGTCTCCGGCGGCCAGCAGCCGGGTGACCAGCCGCTTGCCGACGTAGCGGTTTCCGCCGATGACGAGTATCTCCCGCGCCTTTTCCATGACCATAATTCTCCCGGCACGACAGCACATGTTGAAGGGGGAACCATGGGAGTTCAGGCAGCTGCACCGAAAGAAACACGGAATCTGCGTCCCACCGCCGACGAAACCCTGGTCGGCTTCGACGCGCTGGACCGCCAGATCCTGGAACTCCTCCAGACCGACGGCCGGATCAAACTCAGCGAACTGGGCCGACGGGTGCGGCTCAGCCCGGCGGCGGTCACCGAGCGGGTGCGGCGCCTGGAGGCGGCGGGCGTGATCAGCGGTTACGGCGCCCACGTGGTCCCCGGCCGGCTCGGCTACGGCATTCAGGCGTTCATCCGGGTCAGCCCGCACGGTGGCTACACCCTGCGGCATCCGAGGACCCTGGAGCTGATGGAGCGGCCGGAGATCACCGAGGCGCACCACGTGGTCGGCGAGGACTGCTGGATTCTCAAGGTCGCCGTCCGGGACACGGTCCACCTGGAGGAGGTCCTCGAAGCGGTGTCCGCCCTGGGCCGTACGACGACGTCGATCGTGCTGACCTCTTCGGTGCAGCGCAAACCGCTCTTGCCTTGACGTCGGCGTCAAGGACTACGTTCGTACCCATGCGAATCGGCGAGCTGGCCGCACGGGCCGGCACCACGACGCGGACGCTGCGCTACTACGAGGCGCGGGGCCTGTTGCCCGCCCGGCGAGGGCACAACGGATACCGGACCTACGACGAGGACGACCTGAAGCTGCTCCGGCAGATCAGGACGCTCCAGGACTTCGGGTTCGACCTGGAGGAGACGCGGCCGTTCGTGGAGTGTCTGCGGGCCGGGCACCCCGAGGGCGACTCGTGCCCCGCCTCGCTCGCGGTCTACCGGCGCAAGCTCGGTGACCTGGACGCGCTGATCGGCGAGTTGCAGACCGTGCGGGCCCAGGTCGGGCAGCAGCTGGAGCGGGCCGAGCGGGCGCGTGACGGGCTGGCCGCCGAGTCGGAGGTTCCGGGCGGTCCGGAACCGGAGTGCGAACTGGGAGGGATCCACAGGTGATCAGGGCAGCGGGTGTGACCGAGGTGACGGACACGGACTTCGAGGCGGAGGTGATCGGTTCGGAGCTGCCGGTGCTGGTGGAGTTCACGGCCGACTGGTGCCCGCCGTGCCGGCAGATGGGGCCGGTGCTCACGGCTCTCGCCGCGGAGGAGAGCGAGCGGTTCAAGGTGGTCCAACTCGACGTCGACACGAACCCCCTGACCACGAACGCCTACCAGGTGCTGTCGATGCCGACCTTCATGGTGTTCCGGAACGGCGAGCCGGTGCGCTCGATGGTGGGGGCGAGGCCCAAGCGGCGGCTGCTGGAGGAGCTGGCGGACGTACTGTGACCTGACGGCATACGAAGAAATCCCCCGAGCAATTGTGCTCGGGGGATTTCTTTGGGTATATTCAATGATTCGCGACTTCAATATGATTGAGGCCGCGGAGAAGCTTAGTAGGCACAGTGTATCCGGGCGGGAGTGGAATTGTCAAACACCGGTTTGCCAGACCATGAAATGAAGCGTGAACAGGAATTCATCGACGACCTGTACACGCGCGTGGACGCTCTGCGAGGCAACACCGAGACGTCAGTCACCGACGCGCTCGCCCAGGGCAACACCCCCATGCAGGCCCGGCTGGAGCGGGACATCCTGGTCGCCGAACGCTCCGGGCTGCTGGACGCGCTCAACGCCGTCGACGGCTCGCTGTGCTTCGGCCGGATCGACCTCACCTCGGGCCTCACCCACCACATCGGCCGGATCGGCCTGCGCGCCGACGACAGCGAGCGCACCCCGATCCTCATCGACTGGCGGGCCGACGTCGCCCGCCCCTTCTACCTGGCCACCGGCCACACCCCGATGGGCCTGCGCCGCCGCCGGCACATCGGCACCGACGGCCGCCGGGTGACCGACCTGCACGACGAGATCCTCGACCTGGGCGACCAGGAGCGCACCGGCCACGAGGACCCGACCGGCGACGCCGTACTGCTCGCCGCGCTCGACTCCGCGCGCACCGGCCGCATGAGCGACATCGTCCAGACCATCCAGGCCGAACAGGACGAGATCATCCGCGCCCCCCATCGCGGGGTGCTGGTGGTCGAGGGCGGCCCGGGCACCGGAAAGACGGCGGTGGCCCTGCACCGGGCCGCCTACCTCCTGTACGAACACCGGGAGTTGCTCGCCAAGCGGGCCGTGCTGATCGTCGGCCCCAACCCGGCCTTCCTCGGCTACATCGGCGAAGTACTGCCCTCCCTGGGGGAGACCGGCGTGCTCCTCGCCACGGTCGGCGAGCTCTTCCCCGGCGTACGGGCGACGGAGACCGACAGTCGCGCGGCGGCCGCGGTGAAGGGGCGCGCGACCATGGCGGACGTCCTCGCCGACGCCGTACGCGGCTGGCAGGCGCTGCCCGACCCGGTGATCGCGATCGAGCACGACCGTGAGGTCCTGATGCTCGACGACGGTCTGGTGAAGGTCGCCCGCGAGCGCACCCGTGCCGTCGGACTGCCGCACAACGTGGCCCGGGAGCACTTCGAGGGACACATCCTCAACACGCTCACCGAGCTGTACGCCGAGCGGGTCGGCACCGACCCCTACGACGGCAGCAGCCTCCTCGACCCGAGCGACATCACCCAGATCCGCGACGAGATCGCCGAGAACCCCGAAGTCTGGGCCGCCATCGACCAGTTGTGGCCGCGGCTCACCCCGCAGCGGCTGGTCGCGGACTTCCTCGCCGACCCCGTCGGCCACCTCCCCGACGAGGACGCGGCCGCGATCCGGCGCCCGGTGACCCGCGGGTGGACCGTGGCCGACGTACCCCTGCTCGACGAGGCCGCCGAACTTCTCGGCGTGGACGAGCGGGTGGCGCGGGCGCGGGCCGAGCGCGAGCGGGAGGGCCAGGTCGCGTACGCGCAGGGTGTGCTGGACGTGTCGTACGCCTCGCGGACCTACGAGTTCGAGGACAAGGCCGAGGAGGACTCCGAGGTCCTGTCCGCGCACCACATCATCGACGCCGAGCGGTTCGCCGAACGGCAGGAGCAGGACGACCACCGCAGCGCCGCCGAGCGCGCGGCGGCCGACCGCACCTGGGCGTTCGGGCACATCATCGTCGACGAGGCGCAGGAGCTGTCGCCGATGGCCTGGCGGCTGCTCATGCGGCGCAGCCCGACCCGTTCGATGACCCTGGTCGGCGACCCGGCGCAGACCGCGGAGGCGGCGGGCGTCGGCTCCTGGGAGCGGATTCTGCAGCCGTACGTCGAGGACCGCTGGGAGCATGTCCGGCTGGGCGTCAACTACCGCACCCCGGCCGAGATCATGGAGCTCGCGGCGGCCGTGGTACGCGCCGAGGACCCGGGCTTCGAGCCACCGAGCTCGGTGCGCTCCACAGGCGAACGGCCCTGGGTGCGCGCCACCGACGACCTGCCCGGCGCGGTCGCCGAGGCGGTGAAGGAGCTGACCCCGGCCGAGGGGCGGCTCGCGGTCATCGCCCCGCGCCATCTGCACCGCAGGCTGGCGGCCCGCCTCGACGGAGTGACGGCGGGCGCGGAACCGGACCTCACGCGGACCGTCGTGCTTCTGGACCCCCGACAGTCCAAGGGGCTCGAATTCGACTCGGTGCTCGTGGTCGAACCCGCCCTGTACGGCACCAGCGATCTCTATGTCGCGCTCACCCGGGCGACCCAGCGGCTGGGGGTGCTGCACACGGGCCGACTGCCGAAGGCGCTGGTCACCACCTGAGTACCAGTGGTCACCCTGGCGTAACAGTTCGCGCCGAAGTCACTGCCTGTGCGCGGTTCGTGCGGTATGCGTGTGCGGTATGGAAGCACAGTCGCACGCCGTCCCGTCGGCCGACGGCCCGACCCTCGGGTCGCTGCCCGTCGAGCCGCTGCTCACGGCCGAGTTCGACGTCGACCCCGGTGCGGTGTACGAACGGCTGCGCGGCACCTACGGTCCGGTCGCGCCGGTCTCCCTGATGGGAGTCCCGGTGTGGCTGGTGCTCGGGTACACCGAGGTCACCGAGGTGCTGCGGAACGAGGACCTGTGGCGCCGGGACGTGCGGTACTGGCGGGCCCGGGCCGAGGGGCGGCTGCCGCGGGCCTGGCCCCTGCTGGCCGGTTACGAGGTACGGCAGATGATGTTCATGGACGAGGAGGAGCATCTGAGGGCCCGCCGCACGCACCACTCGGCGCTCAGCCCCTTCCAGGACGCGCGGAGTCCGGAGGGCTGGGAGCTGCGGGCGGCCGTCGCGCGGTACGCCGACGAACTGGTCGGCATGCTGGCGGCGGAGTCCGGGGCCGTGGGGTTCGCGGATCTCGGGGCGCAGTACACGCGGCCGCTGCTGCTCATGGTGACGTCCAAGTTGTTCGGCTGCCCTGTGGAGTTGGGCGACGAACTGGTCATGGACCTGTGGCGGATGCTGGACGGGGGATCGGAGTCGGGGGCGGCAACCGGCCGGGCGCTGGGTGCGTTCACCCGGCTCGCCGCCCACCGCAGGGCCCTGCCCGGGGACGACCTCACGTCCTACATGCTGCTCGCGAACCCCGGGCTGACGGACGAACAGTTGGGGCGCGAGCTGTTCATGAACGCCGTGTACCTGAACGACATCACCGGGAACATGGTGCTCAACACGTTGCTGGAGGTACTGCGGGGGAATGCGACGGTGCGGCGGAGCCTGTCCGCCGGGCAACTCGGCGAGACCGTCGACCGGGCGGCGCTGGCGAATCCTCCGGTGGCCAACATGTGCTTCCGGTTCGCGGCGCGGGACGTGCGCTTGGGAAATGTGTGGGTACGGGCGGGGGACGCCGTGTCGCCGTCCGCTGCGGCTGCCCACCGCGACCTGCTGGCGATCAGCTCCTCCCACCTGGTGGGGTCCACGGTGTCCACCCGGGCGCATCTGGGGTGGGGGGCCGGGCCGCACCAGTGCCCCAGCGCGGCACGGGAGTTGGGCGGGATGATCGTGACGACCGCGGTGGGCAGGGTGCTGGACCACTTCGTCCGCGCGGAACTGACGCTGCCGCCGGACCAGTTGCCGTGGCGGTCGGGGCCGGTGGTGCGGGGGTTGCGGTTGTTGCCGGTGCGGTATCGGTTGGGGGCGCCGGTGGCGGAGGCGAAGGCGCCTGAGAGCGGGCTGCTGGCGGCTCTGCGCAAGTTCATGTTCGGCGGGCGTTGAGGGGCTTTTCTCGCCCCCGCCGCCCCTTCCCGTCCCGTCGTCCGGGGGCTCTGCCCCCGGGCCCCCGCTCCTCAAACGCCGGAGGGGCTGTTTTGCCCGTCCGGCGTTTTCAGAGTCGCTACGCCGGGCGCAGCCACACCGTCGCCAACGGCGGCAGGGTGAGCTGGATGCTGGCCGGGCGGCCGTGCCAGGCCTGTGGGTCCGGTTTCACTATGTCCGGGTTGGTGATGTCGCCGCCGCCGTACTTGCCGGTGTCGGTGTTGAGGGACTCCAGCCACGCGGGGACGTCGTCGGGGGCGCCGAGACGGTAGCCGGGGCGCGCCACGGGGGAGAGGTTGGAGACCGCGAGCAGCGGGTTGCCGTCCGAGTCGTAGCGGAGGAAGGCGAAGACGTTGTCCTCGGCCGCGTCGCCCACGATCCACTGGAACCCGGCGGGGTCCGTGTCGCGCTGCCACAGCGCCGGCGTGTGGCGGTAGACGACGTTCAGGTCGCGGACCAGGTCGCGGACGCCCCGGTGGTCGGCCTCCGCCCCGTAGGCGGGGTCGAGGAGCCACCAGTCCGGTCCGTGGGCCTCGGACCACTCCGCACCCTGGGCGAACTCCTGTCCCATGAAGAGGAGTTGCTTACCGGGATGGGCCCACATGAAGGCCAGATACGCGCGCAGGTTGGCCCGCTGCTGCCACCAGTCGCCCGGCATCTTCGAGACCAGCGACCCCTTGCCGTGCACGACCTCGTCGTGGGAGATGGGCAGGACGTAGTTCTCGCTGTACGCGTACACCATCGAGAACGTCATCTCGTGATGGTGGTACCTGCGGTGCACCGGCTCATGGGCCATGTAGTCCAGCGAGTCGTGCATCCAGCCCATGTTCCACTTCAGGCCGAAGCCGAGGCCGCCGAAACCCCCCGGGCCCATGTGGTGCGTCGCGCGGGTCACGCCGTCCCAGGCCGTGGACTCCTCCGCGATCGTCACCACACCGGGGACCCGGCGGTACACCGTCGCGTTCATCTCCTGGAGGAAGGCCACCGCGTCCAGGTTCTCCCGGCCGCCGTGTTCGTTCGGGACCCACTGGCCGGGCTCACGCGAGTAGTCGAGGTAGAGCATGGAGGCGACCGCGTCGACCCGCAGGCCGTCGATGTGGAACTCCTCGCACCAGTACACGGCGTTGGCGACCAGGAAGTTGCGGACCTCCCGGCGGCCGTAGTCGAACTCCAGCGTGCCCCAGTCGGGGTGGGCCGCGCGGAGCGGGTCCTCGTGCTCGTACAGGGTGCGACCGTCGAACTCGGCCAACGCCCAGTCGTCGCGCGGGAAGTGGGCCGGCACCCAGTCCATCAGGACGCCGATGCCTGCCTGGTGGAGGGCGTCGACCAGGTACTTGAAGTCGTCCGGGGTGCCGAGGCGGGCCGTGGGGGCGTAGAAGCCGGTGACCTGGTAGCCCCAGGAGCCGCCGAAGGGGTGCTCGGCGACCGGCATCAGCTCGACGTGGGTGAAGCCCAGGTCCTTGACGTACGCGGGCAACTGTTCCGCGAGCTGACGGTACGTCAGGCCGGGTCGCCAGGACGGGAGATGGATCTCGTACACCGAGAAGGCGGCCTCGTGGGCCGGTGCTCCGGCCGCCCGGTTCGCCAGCCACTGTTCGTCGTGCCACTCGTGGTGCGAGGTGTGGACGATCGAGGAGGTGTTGGGCGGGACCTCGGTGCGGCGGGCCATCGGGTCCGCGCGCAGGGTCTTGGAGCCGTCGGGGCGGGTGATCTCGAACTTGTACAGCTCGCCCTCGCCGACGCCCGGGACGAACAGCTCCCAGATACCGG
This is a stretch of genomic DNA from Streptomyces sp. NBC_00285. It encodes these proteins:
- a CDS encoding NAD-dependent epimerase/dehydratase family protein, encoding MEKAREILVIGGNRYVGKRLVTRLLAAGDRVTVLNRGSSAPPSGATRLAADRDDESSVRRALGSRTFDVVIDQVCYTPRQAEIALRVFTGRTRRYVMTSTVEVYEYEDSIVPVREDAVDPTTVSADVDLPWDVPEFLDSHYGEGKRQAESVFVASPGFSFTAVRVAHVLGGADDFTGRLSHYADRIRTGEPVAVPVDNQPATYIHVEEIADFLAWTAGQDFTGPVNAASHGLLSTEELCEAVTAHFPEGRTVLQPVEVGEVSPFSFTRSYGMDNSRATRLGFTFGDVRKWLPQAVAETLGTRT
- a CDS encoding Lrp/AsnC family transcriptional regulator, with product MGVQAAAPKETRNLRPTADETLVGFDALDRQILELLQTDGRIKLSELGRRVRLSPAAVTERVRRLEAAGVISGYGAHVVPGRLGYGIQAFIRVSPHGGYTLRHPRTLELMERPEITEAHHVVGEDCWILKVAVRDTVHLEEVLEAVSALGRTTTSIVLTSSVQRKPLLP
- a CDS encoding MerR family transcriptional regulator, with the translated sequence MRIGELAARAGTTTRTLRYYEARGLLPARRGHNGYRTYDEDDLKLLRQIRTLQDFGFDLEETRPFVECLRAGHPEGDSCPASLAVYRRKLGDLDALIGELQTVRAQVGQQLERAERARDGLAAESEVPGGPEPECELGGIHR
- a CDS encoding thioredoxin family protein; translation: MIRAAGVTEVTDTDFEAEVIGSELPVLVEFTADWCPPCRQMGPVLTALAAEESERFKVVQLDVDTNPLTTNAYQVLSMPTFMVFRNGEPVRSMVGARPKRRLLEELADVL
- a CDS encoding HelD family protein, which gives rise to MKREQEFIDDLYTRVDALRGNTETSVTDALAQGNTPMQARLERDILVAERSGLLDALNAVDGSLCFGRIDLTSGLTHHIGRIGLRADDSERTPILIDWRADVARPFYLATGHTPMGLRRRRHIGTDGRRVTDLHDEILDLGDQERTGHEDPTGDAVLLAALDSARTGRMSDIVQTIQAEQDEIIRAPHRGVLVVEGGPGTGKTAVALHRAAYLLYEHRELLAKRAVLIVGPNPAFLGYIGEVLPSLGETGVLLATVGELFPGVRATETDSRAAAAVKGRATMADVLADAVRGWQALPDPVIAIEHDREVLMLDDGLVKVARERTRAVGLPHNVAREHFEGHILNTLTELYAERVGTDPYDGSSLLDPSDITQIRDEIAENPEVWAAIDQLWPRLTPQRLVADFLADPVGHLPDEDAAAIRRPVTRGWTVADVPLLDEAAELLGVDERVARARAEREREGQVAYAQGVLDVSYASRTYEFEDKAEEDSEVLSAHHIIDAERFAERQEQDDHRSAAERAAADRTWAFGHIIVDEAQELSPMAWRLLMRRSPTRSMTLVGDPAQTAEAAGVGSWERILQPYVEDRWEHVRLGVNYRTPAEIMELAAAVVRAEDPGFEPPSSVRSTGERPWVRATDDLPGAVAEAVKELTPAEGRLAVIAPRHLHRRLAARLDGVTAGAEPDLTRTVVLLDPRQSKGLEFDSVLVVEPALYGTSDLYVALTRATQRLGVLHTGRLPKALVTT
- a CDS encoding cytochrome; translation: MEAQSHAVPSADGPTLGSLPVEPLLTAEFDVDPGAVYERLRGTYGPVAPVSLMGVPVWLVLGYTEVTEVLRNEDLWRRDVRYWRARAEGRLPRAWPLLAGYEVRQMMFMDEEEHLRARRTHHSALSPFQDARSPEGWELRAAVARYADELVGMLAAESGAVGFADLGAQYTRPLLLMVTSKLFGCPVELGDELVMDLWRMLDGGSESGAATGRALGAFTRLAAHRRALPGDDLTSYMLLANPGLTDEQLGRELFMNAVYLNDITGNMVLNTLLEVLRGNATVRRSLSAGQLGETVDRAALANPPVANMCFRFAARDVRLGNVWVRAGDAVSPSAAAAHRDLLAISSSHLVGSTVSTRAHLGWGAGPHQCPSAARELGGMIVTTAVGRVLDHFVRAELTLPPDQLPWRSGPVVRGLRLLPVRYRLGAPVAEAKAPESGLLAALRKFMFGGR
- the glgB gene encoding 1,4-alpha-glucan branching enzyme, whose amino-acid sequence is MTPPTPSGSDPKKKAAKAAKKATQKATGKAAGKAAGSASEKKATGKKPVVTEAVTEAVSVKGAAETGAVKAKDVVAPVPASPPEMSSGDRDRLLSATHHAPHSVLGAHPVPDGVIFRAFRPYALSVTVVADTLRAELHDDGGGFFSGLLPLSEVPSYRLLVAYEETVQDTEDMYAFLPALGDLDLHLLGEGRHEQLWTALGAQPMTHQGVTGTRFTVWAPNARGVRVAGTFNFWDPSAFAMRSLGSTGIWELFVPGVGEGELYKFEITRPDGSKTLRADPMARRTEVPPNTSSIVHTSHHEWHDEQWLANRAAGAPAHEAAFSVYEIHLPSWRPGLTYRQLAEQLPAYVKDLGFTHVELMPVAEHPFGGSWGYQVTGFYAPTARLGTPDDFKYLVDALHQAGIGVLMDWVPAHFPRDDWALAEFDGRTLYEHEDPLRAAHPDWGTLEFDYGRREVRNFLVANAVYWCEEFHIDGLRVDAVASMLYLDYSREPGQWVPNEHGGRENLDAVAFLQEMNATVYRRVPGVVTIAEESTAWDGVTRATHHMGPGGFGGLGFGLKWNMGWMHDSLDYMAHEPVHRRYHHHEMTFSMVYAYSENYVLPISHDEVVHGKGSLVSKMPGDWWQQRANLRAYLAFMWAHPGKQLLFMGQEFAQGAEWSEAHGPDWWLLDPAYGAEADHRGVRDLVRDLNVVYRHTPALWQRDTDPAGFQWIVGDAAEDNVFAFLRYDSDGNPLLAVSNLSPVARPGYRLGAPDDVPAWLESLNTDTGKYGGGDITNPDIVKPDPQAWHGRPASIQLTLPPLATVWLRPA